The Paenibacillus sp. MBLB1832 genome has a window encoding:
- the deoB gene encoding phosphopentomutase, whose amino-acid sequence MRFERISLIVLDSVGIGELPDAEQFGDKGAHTLGHIAERVNGFALPNLQQLGLGNIADIQGIPAAAQPEGYYGKMAEVSVGKDTMTGHWELMGLRITTPFNVFPDGFPETLISQFEQETGRKVIGNKPASGTEILDELGEEQMTTGAWIVYTSADSVFQLAAHEEIIPLEELYRACEIARRLTMQDEFAVGRVIARPYTGTPGAFKRTPNRHDYAVKPPAPTVMNQLKDAGFDVIAIGKINDIFDGEGVTQAASTKSNLDGIQKSIEVLGTTFKGLAFTNLVDFDSLYGHRRDPEGYGRALEEFDACLPQLKAGIGPKDLLILTADHGNDPIHPGTDHTREYVPILIYSPSLQAPVSLGIRHTFADLGATIADNFGVAPTANGESFLHLLK is encoded by the coding sequence GTGCGCTTTGAACGAATAAGTTTAATCGTCTTAGATAGCGTGGGTATCGGAGAATTACCAGATGCAGAGCAGTTTGGCGATAAGGGAGCACATACACTTGGGCATATTGCGGAGAGGGTTAATGGATTCGCTTTGCCGAATTTGCAACAATTAGGATTAGGGAACATTGCGGACATTCAAGGTATTCCTGCAGCCGCGCAGCCTGAGGGGTATTATGGTAAAATGGCCGAGGTGTCGGTAGGCAAAGATACGATGACAGGGCATTGGGAGCTGATGGGATTACGCATTACAACGCCTTTTAATGTATTTCCAGATGGATTCCCCGAAACTTTGATTTCTCAATTTGAGCAGGAAACAGGCCGTAAAGTGATTGGGAATAAACCAGCTTCCGGCACTGAAATTTTGGATGAGCTTGGCGAGGAGCAGATGACTACTGGGGCATGGATTGTATATACGTCCGCGGACAGTGTATTCCAATTGGCAGCCCATGAGGAGATCATTCCGTTAGAAGAGTTATATCGCGCTTGTGAGATCGCTCGTCGACTCACGATGCAAGATGAGTTCGCTGTCGGTCGTGTTATAGCAAGGCCGTATACAGGAACGCCAGGGGCCTTCAAACGCACGCCGAATCGCCATGATTATGCGGTAAAGCCGCCAGCGCCGACCGTGATGAATCAACTCAAGGATGCGGGATTCGATGTCATTGCTATCGGGAAAATCAACGATATTTTTGATGGGGAAGGGGTTACGCAAGCCGCTTCGACCAAAAGTAATTTGGATGGCATTCAGAAGTCAATCGAGGTACTTGGTACGACGTTCAAAGGACTGGCCTTTACGAATCTGGTTGATTTCGATTCCCTGTATGGCCATCGTCGTGACCCTGAGGGATACGGCCGTGCGCTGGAGGAATTTGATGCCTGTTTGCCACAGCTGAAGGCGGGGATTGGACCTAAGGATTTACTAATCTTGACAGCGGATCATGGGAATGACCCGATTCACCCAGGGACTGATCATACGCGCGAATATGTGCCGATTCTCATATATAGCCCGAGCTTACAAGCACCCGTTTCGCTAGGGATTCGCCATACATTCGCCGACCTTGGCGCAACGATTGCCGATAACTTCGGCGTAGCTCCAACAGCGAATGGCGAAAGCTTTTTACATTTGTTGAAGTAA
- the xerD gene encoding site-specific tyrosine recombinase XerD → MTSELQSFIRYLTTERGLSKNTLESYERDLLQFAAYLELQGVTNWRDSGKMHLAGYLSQLKTIGRASATLSRIRVSLRSFYQYLVKERFMDSDPSVFIEVPKLEKKAPKVLSVNEVEQLLDAPPPDQVNGARDKAMLELLYATGMRVSELVSLNLTDVNLEMGFIRCIGKADKERMIPLSGIAIRTLTKYVQNYRAKLLKRTTEEEALFIGHLGTRMTRQGFWKIMKRYAAETKITNEITPHTLRHSFAAHLIENGADLRSVQEMLGHSDISSTQLYVQVTKHKMKDVYNRAHPRANR, encoded by the coding sequence TTGACGAGTGAGCTGCAATCCTTCATCCGATATCTAACGACTGAAAGAGGTCTTTCCAAAAATACGCTCGAATCTTATGAGAGGGATCTTCTTCAGTTTGCTGCTTATCTAGAGCTGCAAGGCGTCACGAACTGGCGGGATTCGGGCAAAATGCACCTTGCAGGTTATCTGTCGCAATTAAAAACAATTGGACGGGCATCAGCTACCCTATCACGTATTCGGGTTTCCTTGCGTTCTTTTTATCAATACTTGGTTAAGGAAAGATTCATGGATTCCGATCCGTCTGTATTCATTGAGGTTCCTAAGCTGGAGAAGAAAGCGCCGAAGGTTTTGAGTGTCAATGAAGTGGAGCAGCTGCTGGACGCGCCGCCACCTGATCAAGTGAATGGCGCCCGCGATAAGGCGATGCTGGAATTGCTCTATGCGACAGGCATGCGTGTCTCGGAGCTTGTCTCCTTAAATCTCACAGATGTGAATCTGGAGATGGGCTTTATTCGCTGCATAGGCAAAGCCGACAAGGAGCGCATGATACCGCTGAGCGGGATTGCGATCCGTACTTTGACTAAGTATGTGCAGAACTATCGAGCGAAACTTCTCAAAAGAACAACAGAGGAAGAGGCCCTCTTTATCGGACACTTGGGCACACGCATGACGCGGCAAGGCTTCTGGAAAATCATGAAGCGCTACGCAGCTGAAACTAAAATTACGAATGAGATTACGCCTCACACGCTTCGTCATTCGTTCGCAGCGCATTTAATTGAGAATGGCGCTGATCTGCGATCCGTGCAAGAAATGCTGGGGCATTCCGATATTTCATCGACACAGCTATATGTCCAAGTGACGAAGCACAAAATGAAAGATGTGTACAATCGTGCGCATCCTAGAGCGAATCGTTAA
- a CDS encoding DUF4227 family protein, producing the protein MIFSYRKIIVRLQYMFIFMALTVILYQVMMVVTGWIQPVNKYKTPTGHALKVFGQGEHVSFESSNMGERLRLFYWYGE; encoded by the coding sequence ATGATATTTTCGTATCGGAAAATAATCGTTCGGTTGCAATATATGTTCATCTTCATGGCGTTGACGGTCATTCTCTATCAAGTCATGATGGTCGTGACGGGCTGGATTCAACCTGTGAACAAATATAAAACCCCAACAGGGCATGCCCTTAAGGTTTTTGGACAAGGGGAACATGTTTCCTTCGAGTCTAGCAATATGGGTGAACGGCTGCGATTATTTTACTGGTATGGAGAATGA
- the ald gene encoding alanine dehydrogenase, which translates to MSNQSLVIGVPKEIKNNENRVALTPGGAGMLQMSGHRVLVETGAGTGSGFTDDDYKQEGATIIGRAEDVWAQSDMIMKVKEPLPAEYGYFKEGQILFTYLHLAAAGDLAAQLLAKQVTGIAYETIQLPNGSLPLLTPMSEVAGRMSVQIGAHYLEKFYGGRGILLGGVPGVPPADVIILGGGIVGTNAAKMALGLGANVVIIERSADRMRAIDDTFGGHLRTLMSNPYNIASAVQKADLLIGAVLIPGARAPRLVTAAMVQSMKPGAVIVDVAVDQGGSIETIDRVTTHSDPTYERFGVVHYAVANMPGAVPRTSTLALTNVTLPYALELANKGLTQALSDNATLKLGVNTYKGHVTHPAVAEALGMSHTQLGDLS; encoded by the coding sequence GTGTCGAATCAGTCCCTAGTTATTGGCGTTCCCAAAGAGATTAAGAACAATGAAAACCGCGTTGCTTTAACGCCTGGCGGTGCAGGCATGCTGCAGATGTCGGGACATCGTGTGCTTGTGGAAACAGGAGCAGGTACGGGCAGCGGCTTCACGGACGACGATTATAAACAAGAAGGCGCGACAATCATCGGGCGAGCAGAGGATGTATGGGCGCAGAGCGATATGATTATGAAAGTGAAGGAGCCCTTACCTGCCGAATATGGCTACTTTAAAGAAGGACAAATCCTATTTACGTATTTGCATTTGGCTGCGGCAGGGGACTTAGCAGCACAGTTACTAGCGAAACAAGTAACCGGGATTGCATACGAAACGATTCAATTGCCCAATGGCTCCCTCCCCTTATTAACTCCAATGAGTGAAGTCGCTGGCCGAATGTCTGTACAGATCGGGGCGCATTATTTGGAGAAGTTTTATGGGGGCCGAGGCATCCTGCTAGGCGGTGTTCCTGGTGTGCCTCCAGCAGATGTCATCATATTGGGCGGAGGCATTGTAGGAACGAATGCGGCCAAAATGGCGCTCGGACTCGGTGCGAATGTGGTCATTATTGAACGGAGTGCCGATCGGATGAGAGCAATCGACGATACGTTCGGCGGCCATCTGCGGACGCTGATGTCGAATCCTTATAATATCGCAAGCGCAGTACAGAAGGCAGACTTGCTGATTGGCGCCGTCTTAATCCCAGGAGCGAGAGCGCCTCGGCTTGTCACGGCTGCGATGGTACAGAGTATGAAGCCTGGTGCAGTCATTGTCGACGTCGCTGTGGATCAAGGCGGATCCATCGAGACGATTGATCGTGTCACGACGCATAGCGATCCTACGTATGAGCGTTTCGGCGTCGTGCATTACGCGGTAGCGAACATGCCAGGAGCTGTTCCCCGCACCTCGACGCTGGCGTTAACGAATGTTACATTACCGTATGCACTGGAGCTCGCGAATAAAGGCTTAACGCAAGCCTTATCCGACAATGCGACGCTGAAGCTCGGTGTTAACACGTATAAAGGTCATGTGACACATCCAGCCGTTGCGGAAGCACTGGGGATGTCCCATACCCAGCTGGGGGACTTGTCATAA
- the fur gene encoding ferric iron uptake transcriptional regulator: METRIEKIKQQLQSQGYKLTPQREATVRVLLENEQDHLSAEDVFMLVKDKAPEIGLATVYRTLELLSELHVLEKMNFGDGVARYDLRDDNSRHHHHHLICVQCGAVDEIMEDWLGPFEERLEQEFYFQVLDHRLDFQGICYRCSDRGKPDSLNKSH; this comes from the coding sequence ATGGAAACAAGGATTGAGAAGATTAAACAGCAACTGCAATCCCAGGGGTACAAGCTTACACCCCAGCGGGAAGCGACGGTTCGCGTGTTATTAGAGAATGAACAAGATCATCTCAGTGCCGAAGACGTGTTCATGCTTGTTAAGGATAAAGCGCCGGAAATCGGTTTAGCAACGGTCTATCGAACGTTAGAGTTGTTAAGTGAGCTGCATGTCTTGGAGAAAATGAATTTCGGTGACGGCGTCGCGAGGTACGATTTGCGTGACGACAATTCGCGTCATCATCACCATCATCTGATTTGCGTGCAATGCGGGGCCGTAGATGAGATCATGGAGGACTGGCTCGGACCTTTCGAAGAACGGTTAGAGCAAGAGTTTTATTTTCAAGTACTCGATCATCGACTTGATTTTCAAGGAATATGCTATCGTTGCTCTGACAGAGGGAAACCGGACTCATTGAACAAATCCCATTAA
- the spoIIM gene encoding stage II sporulation protein M — translation MNRNLTMKQYMKDNLPLFIFVSVLFVIGVVFGAVMVNALSLEQRTEMSRHLGSFFHEINDGAQMDSQQSFTQSFGMHMKWILLIWLFGLSIIGLPLILVLDFLKGVLIGFTVGYLVGQMSWKGMLFALVAVVPQNLIVIPAILFCSVAAMSFSIYMIKHRIMSRNGNIYQPFMRYTTITLMMGGFLFIAALLEGYISQYMMKWVTPMLVGIYG, via the coding sequence GTGAATAGGAACTTAACGATGAAACAATATATGAAGGATAATTTGCCTTTATTTATATTCGTCTCTGTACTCTTTGTCATCGGAGTTGTCTTCGGGGCGGTGATGGTCAATGCTTTATCACTGGAGCAACGAACGGAGATGTCTCGTCATCTGGGTAGTTTCTTTCATGAAATCAATGATGGTGCTCAAATGGATAGCCAACAATCGTTTACGCAATCTTTTGGCATGCATATGAAGTGGATTTTGTTGATCTGGTTATTTGGGTTGTCGATTATCGGGCTCCCGCTCATTCTTGTGTTGGATTTTCTAAAAGGGGTATTGATCGGCTTCACTGTTGGTTATTTGGTCGGGCAAATGTCGTGGAAAGGCATGCTCTTTGCACTGGTTGCCGTTGTTCCGCAAAATCTGATCGTCATTCCTGCCATTTTATTTTGCAGTGTGGCGGCGATGTCCTTCTCCATTTATATGATTAAGCATCGTATCATGAGTAGGAATGGGAATATCTACCAGCCTTTCATGAGATATACAACGATTACACTCATGATGGGCGGATTCCTGTTCATAGCGGCATTATTGGAAGGTTACATCTCACAATACATGATGAAATGGGTTACCCCCATGCTGGTAGGCATTTACGGGTAA
- a CDS encoding endonuclease Q family protein, with translation MLHDYYVDLHIHIGRSENGQAVKISAANNLTFFNIAHEASHRKGMDMIAIIDAHAPSVQADIMNYLDRGDMVELEGGGIQYGDTSIILGSEIEVRDPGMGPAHLLAYMPNLTVMREFTAWMSKYMKNVELSSQRIYVPARELQNEVLGRGGMLVPAHIFTPHKSVYGSAVGRMSDLLEVEEIPAVELGLSADSEMAGHLSELDAFTFLTNSDAHSLAKIGREYNVMRLASPTYQELAKALWREEERGVSANYGLNPRLGKYHRTYCSQCEEVVDESETAVTRCMYCGSTKIVRGVLDRIMAIADREQTYLPPHRPPYHFQVPLEYLPGLGPKKLELLLQHFGTEMHVLHRASPQELTAVIGEEIATYIVKAREGTLSLDVGGGGKYGKVKNQS, from the coding sequence ATGCTGCACGATTATTACGTTGATCTCCATATTCATATCGGGCGTTCTGAGAATGGTCAAGCGGTCAAAATTAGCGCAGCCAATAACCTGACGTTTTTCAACATTGCTCATGAGGCCTCTCATCGCAAAGGGATGGACATGATCGCCATCATTGATGCTCACGCGCCATCTGTACAAGCGGATATCATGAACTATTTGGACCGTGGAGACATGGTGGAGCTTGAAGGCGGCGGGATTCAGTATGGGGACACGTCGATCATACTAGGCAGTGAGATTGAAGTCAGAGATCCAGGTATGGGGCCTGCTCATTTACTCGCTTATATGCCGAACTTGACCGTCATGCGCGAATTTACAGCTTGGATGAGTAAGTATATGAAAAATGTGGAGCTCAGCTCTCAGCGTATTTATGTGCCTGCAAGAGAGCTTCAGAACGAGGTGTTAGGTAGGGGCGGGATGCTCGTTCCTGCACATATTTTTACCCCTCACAAAAGCGTATACGGCAGTGCTGTGGGGCGCATGAGTGACTTGCTTGAGGTAGAAGAGATTCCTGCTGTTGAGCTTGGGTTGAGCGCGGATTCCGAAATGGCAGGACACTTATCCGAATTGGATGCATTCACGTTTTTGACGAATTCCGATGCCCATTCCCTTGCCAAGATCGGCCGTGAATATAACGTGATGAGACTCGCTTCACCGACGTATCAGGAGCTTGCGAAGGCGCTATGGCGGGAAGAGGAAAGAGGAGTCTCAGCGAATTACGGTCTCAATCCACGGCTCGGCAAGTACCACCGCACCTATTGCAGCCAATGTGAGGAGGTCGTTGACGAATCAGAGACAGCGGTCACTCGTTGCATGTATTGCGGCAGTACCAAAATCGTCCGAGGCGTCTTAGACCGTATCATGGCGATCGCAGACCGTGAGCAGACGTATCTGCCGCCTCATCGTCCGCCTTATCATTTTCAAGTCCCGCTCGAATATTTGCCTGGCTTGGGACCAAAGAAACTGGAATTGTTGTTGCAGCACTTCGGAACGGAGATGCATGTTCTGCATCGCGCTTCTCCACAGGAGCTTACCGCTGTCATCGGTGAAGAGATTGCCACGTACATCGTCAAAGCGCGAGAAGGCACGTTATCGCTAGACGTTGGAGGCGGCGGCAAGTACGGTAAAGTGAAAAATCAATCATAG
- a CDS encoding NUDIX hydrolase gives MTDLKKFEEVTISSEKIFQGKIISLQVDQVRLPNGSVASREIVKHPGAVAVIPLLGDKMIVVEQYRKPLERSQVEIPAGKLDSGEEPLKAALRELEEETGYRTEQIRLVSSFSTSPGFADEIIHLYLAEELVKGTANPDEDEFLDCEAITLEQAQQYIQEGRISDAKTIMAVYAWQLYRLTGRI, from the coding sequence ATGACGGATCTTAAAAAGTTCGAGGAAGTAACGATTAGCAGCGAAAAAATATTTCAAGGGAAAATTATTTCCCTTCAAGTCGATCAAGTTCGACTGCCGAATGGCAGTGTCGCCTCACGTGAAATCGTGAAGCATCCAGGCGCGGTTGCGGTTATTCCACTCCTAGGAGACAAAATGATTGTAGTAGAGCAGTACAGGAAGCCGCTGGAAAGAAGTCAGGTGGAAATCCCAGCAGGTAAATTAGACAGCGGTGAAGAGCCATTGAAAGCAGCTTTGCGTGAGTTAGAGGAGGAGACGGGATACCGCACGGAACAGATCCGATTAGTGAGTTCGTTCTCAACATCGCCAGGCTTTGCCGATGAAATTATTCACTTATATCTCGCGGAAGAACTCGTGAAGGGGACAGCTAATCCAGACGAGGACGAGTTCTTAGATTGTGAAGCAATTACCTTGGAGCAGGCTCAGCAATACATTCAGGAAGGCCGAATTAGCGATGCGAAGACGATTATGGCGGTCTATGCCTGGCAGCTGTATCGCTTAACTGGGCGGATTTAG
- the mciZ gene encoding Z-ring formation inhibitor MciZ — protein MKRYVSGGQLRLVGKAWEIKLQLHQLIHQHGKTTTLSDYLQRSVQSPQLRTQGVASGAHLVPFPVK, from the coding sequence ATGAAACGATATGTGAGCGGGGGACAATTACGACTAGTGGGTAAAGCTTGGGAGATCAAGCTGCAGTTGCATCAACTCATCCATCAACATGGGAAAACGACCACACTTTCGGATTATCTCCAACGCTCCGTTCAATCTCCCCAACTTCGAACTCAAGGCGTTGCATCTGGCGCTCATTTGGTCCCGTTTCCAGTCAAATAA
- a CDS encoding M20/M25/M40 family metallo-hydrolase — MIRQDRLVEEFISLVQVDSETRFEQEICVVLKEKFSALGLKVVEDASMAKSGHGAGNLICTLEATDPNGAIPTIFFTSHMDTVAPGNGIKPQIGEDGFIRSDGTTILGSDDKAGIAAMFEGIRVLKENNIPHGRIQFVITVGEESGLKGARAMERSAMEAEFGFALDSNGNVGDIATAAPGRAEIEIIFHGKSAHAGVNPEDGISAIQVASKAVSRMSLGRIDSETTANIGSFSGVGPLNVVCDKVRMEAEARSIVQHKLEAQIAAMKQACESAAADAGTTCEFKADIVYASYMHDDSAPIVQLTSRAMSTLGLTARTFHSGGGSDANIFNGMGIPTVNLAVGYLEIHTVKERIAISDLVKTAELVVALVKEAAKV, encoded by the coding sequence ATGATTAGGCAAGATCGTTTAGTCGAAGAGTTTATATCCCTCGTTCAGGTAGATAGTGAAACTCGTTTTGAGCAAGAGATCTGTGTCGTTTTGAAAGAAAAGTTTAGCGCGTTAGGTTTGAAGGTTGTGGAAGATGCATCGATGGCTAAGAGCGGTCACGGCGCGGGGAACCTCATTTGTACCTTGGAGGCAACTGATCCGAATGGAGCCATTCCGACGATTTTCTTTACTTCACACATGGACACAGTAGCACCAGGTAACGGCATCAAGCCTCAAATAGGCGAAGACGGTTTTATTCGCAGCGACGGCACGACGATTCTGGGCAGTGATGATAAAGCAGGTATTGCTGCGATGTTTGAAGGGATTCGTGTGCTCAAAGAGAACAATATCCCACATGGCCGTATCCAATTCGTTATTACGGTTGGGGAAGAGAGCGGGCTGAAAGGTGCGCGTGCCATGGAGCGCAGCGCCATGGAAGCGGAATTCGGCTTCGCGCTGGATTCCAACGGAAACGTAGGCGATATTGCAACTGCAGCACCAGGCCGCGCTGAGATCGAAATTATTTTCCACGGGAAATCGGCGCATGCAGGCGTTAACCCTGAAGATGGGATCAGTGCCATCCAGGTTGCAAGCAAAGCGGTGTCCCGCATGTCATTGGGCCGCATCGATAGCGAAACGACAGCGAATATCGGCAGTTTCTCAGGTGTAGGACCGCTGAACGTCGTTTGCGATAAAGTGAGAATGGAAGCCGAAGCACGCAGTATTGTTCAGCACAAGCTAGAAGCGCAGATCGCAGCAATGAAGCAAGCTTGCGAATCTGCTGCAGCAGATGCGGGAACGACTTGCGAGTTTAAGGCGGATATTGTGTACGCATCGTACATGCACGATGATTCAGCGCCAATCGTACAGTTGACTTCGCGTGCGATGAGTACGTTGGGGTTAACTGCTCGAACGTTCCATTCGGGAGGCGGCAGTGATGCGAACATTTTCAATGGCATGGGGATTCCGACGGTGAATTTGGCTGTTGGCTACTTAGAAATCCATACAGTGAAAGAGCGTATCGCGATCAGCGATCTCGTGAAAACGGCCGAACTCGTCGTTGCTCTTGTGAAAGAAGCAGCGAAGGTGTAA
- the prli42 gene encoding stressosome-associated protein Prli42 has translation MLQNKKLFKVVIYIMLGVMLASSLLFTAGLFFSS, from the coding sequence ATGCTGCAGAATAAGAAGTTATTCAAGGTCGTGATTTACATTATGCTCGGTGTTATGCTTGCATCTAGCTTATTGTTTACAGCAGGACTATTTTTCTCATCTTAA